The window TATTTCCGCCTGAATATCGTCGGGAAGCCTTTCGTAGTTGGCGAGTAGGGCCTGAATGAGGTCGTTGGCGTCCCAAAGCCTTATCTCAAAGAAGGACTGCGCCTTCTCCTTCTCGGCGGCCCCCTTAAATCCACCCCAGGAAACAAAAAGCCCCACGCGGGCGTTCAGCTTGCCCATGGCGCCGCGAAGCTGGTTGAGCTCGGGGCCACCCACGGGAGCATCCCCCGACTTCACCTGTACGGCGAGCCTAGGCTCGTCAAACCCCAGGGGACCCCGCCCCGCCAGAATGTCCACACCCCCATCGGGTCCCTCGGGAGAACGGTAAGTGAAGTACCCCTCGGCTTGAAGAATCGCCTCCACGAGATAAGCCAAGCGGTGCCCTTTAAACTTGCGCGCAATGTGTTGCCGGATCAAATCCAGGGCGTACTCCTCCAAGTCCGCTGGATAGCCTTCTCCCTCTTTCTTTTCTTCGTTCTTGATTTTTTCGGGGGACTTGCCCTCGAGGAGGCGCACGACGCGTTCCTCGGCGTTGTTGCGCTGAATGCGGCACACGGTCATAAACGCCCCCAGGGAGTAGAGGATGTCCCTGTCAATCCTGTCCCGAGGTATTTCCTTGAACCACTCCACGGGGCGGGTGTGTTTGGCCCCTTCAGGGTTATTAGGGTTGTAAACGTAAGGACCCTTTACGCGCCCAAAATAAACGACGGGCCGCCGCTTGGAGGGCAGGGCAACCAAATCGCCCTGCTGCATCTCGCGGACAAAAGGCCAGATTTGACTGAGCCAGCTGAGAAGGGCTTTACGTTGAATCTCGGGATAGGTCTCCTCCAAGAGATTG of the Thermus thermophilus HB8 genome contains:
- a CDS encoding restriction endonuclease — translated: MALWLVRAGKRGEQEEFALNNRVAVIGWDDLPDLSQVQTREELYNLLEETYPEIQRKALLSWLSQIWPFVREMQQGDLVALPSKRRPVVYFGRVKGPYVYNPNNPEGAKHTRPVEWFKEIPRDRIDRDILYSLGAFMTVCRIQRNNAEERVVRLLEGKSPEKIKNEEKKEGEGYPADLEEYALDLIRQHIARKFKGHRLAYLVEAILQAEGYFTYRSPEGPDGGVDILAGRGPLGFDEPRLAVQVKSGDAPVGGPELNQLRGAMGKLNARVGLFVSWGGFKGAAEKEKAQSFFEIRLWDANDLIQALLANYERLPDDIQAEIPLKRIWILLPGEEEG